Below is a window of Desulfurobacterium atlanticum DNA.
AAGAAATTTTTCCTTCCCTTAAACTTAGTAACAACATTGAAGAATCAAAAGAGGTTGAAGAAAGCAAAATAGAAGAATTTCTAAAAGAGAAAGACCTTTTCACAAAAAAAAAGATAGGACTGCTTGATAATAAAAAAACCATAGTGGCAGTGCAAGAAAGTTTATTCTCTTCCATAGAAAAACCTGAAAAATTCATAGAACTGGCAGACGAAATTTTCACATTTAATCTTAAAGAGTTTTACCATAAATATGGAAACACAAAACACCACAAAAAATTTTTTGACATATCAATAGGTGAATACCTCCTTAATTCTATTCAAAAAGACTACTCTCCTGAAACAATTATAAAAAAACACCTTAAAATTGTTGAAATTGAGAACACTGAAAAGTTTGCTCACCACATCATAAAAATAGGGGAAACTGTAAAGAAAGAACTTATCAAGGAAAATTTGCTTACTCTTTACAAAGAGATAGAGCACCCTTTAATTGAGGTTCTCTTCTTTATGGAGAAAAGAGGAGTTCTATTTGACCGAGACTACATGGAAAATTTAAAAGAAACTCTTACAGAAAGAATGACCAAACTTGAAAAATTGATTTTTCAAATAGCAGGAAAAACTTTCAACCTTAACTCTCCAAAACAACTCTCAAAAATACTGTTTGACAAGCTCCAGATTAAACCTGTAAAAAAAACAAAATCTGGATACTCTACCGATGTTGAAGTTTTAACAACTCTTGCGTTAAACGGCTACAAAATTGCCGAATACATCCTTGAATACAGAAAATACTCAAAACTAATAGGAACTTTTGTTGACGGAATAGTTAAGCACATGGATAGAAATGGAAGAGTGCACACAACGTTTATTCAGACCGGAACTGCAACAGGAAGATTATCAAGTTCTGAACCAAACCTTCAAAACCTTCCCGTTTCAGATGAAATATCAAAACAGATAAGAAAATCTGTAATAGCTCCAGAAAACTACTTACTTTTGTGGGCTGACTACTCACAGATAGAACTGAGAATACTTGCTCACCTATCACAGGACGAAAAACTTATAAAAGCGTATAAGGAAGGAAAGGATATTCACAGGGAAACAGCATCAATACTTTTTAACGTTGATTTTTCCAGTGTAGATGAAAAGATGCGGAAAGTTGCCAAAATGGTTAATTTTGGAATAATCTACGGAATGAGCCCTCAAGGCCTATCTCAAAGACTTGGGATTCCTATAAATGAAGCAAAAGAGTATATAGAAAACTATTTCAAAAAATTCCCTTCTGTTAAAGAGTTTATTGAAAAAACAATAGATGAAGCCTACCGCAAAGGATATGTTAAAACACTCTTTGGAAGAAAGAGACCTGTCCCTGAACTTAAAGCAAAAAACAGCAACATAAGAAATTTTGGTGAAAGAGCAGCATTTAACGCAGTTATTCAGGGAACAGCAGCAGACATAATGAAAATCGCAATGATAAAACTGTTTAATCAATTTAAGAACACAAATATATATCTCACTCTACAGGTTCACGACGAGATAGTTATGGAAGTACCAGAAAGCCAGATAAATCCTGTAAGGAAACAGGTAAAGGAGATAATGGAATCGGCAACTAACCTTGATATTCCTTTAACTGTTGATATCAATACTGGAAAAAGATGGGAATAAAACAGGCAGGCCCGTAAGCCGGGTTCTGTTTTAGAGGGTCATTTCTCTAAGCGGCTTACCCGTCGGCTTCGGGCGGGCAACCCTCAAACGCCGACCTATTTAGCCTTGCTCCGGGAGGGGGTTACCGTGCCCTTCCACCTCACGGTAGAAGGCGGTGGTCTCTTACACCACCTTTTCACCCTTACCCTGAAAAAATCAGGGCGGTCTGTTTTCTGTGGCCCTATCCGCAGGGTTACCCCTGCCTGGCTCAACGCCAGCTCCCTGCCCTGTGGAGCCCGGACTTTCCTCTTCCCGAAAGGGAAGCGACCCTCCAGCCTGCCTGTCTAAAATAGAAATATTGGAAAACATCAAAGTAAAATCAATAGTATATGGAAATAAAAATTTGGTGGGTATTAGAATGGTGGGCCTGGGAGGACTTGAACCTCCGACCGTCCGGTT
It encodes the following:
- the polA gene encoding DNA polymerase I, whose amino-acid sequence is MKQKTVYLFDGTSFAYRAFYAIKGLSTSKGFPTNAIYGFARMFLKLYRELKPEYVAVAFDVSRKTFREKISSDYKANRKPAPDDFKAQLPYIKKFLTCLGIPVIEKEGFEADDILGTLAGKLSEKRFKVIIVSPDKDIRQLINEKVSVLSITPQKKTEILYTFEKFIDTFDYSPSQIPDIFGLAGDTSDNIPGVPGIGEKTATKLIKEFGSLENLYENLEKLPPKRKETLKNFKEQAFISKQLATIDCNVPIDVSEKELKKKNPDEKCLSELLKELEMVSIVKELKEIFPSLKLSNNIEESKEVEESKIEEFLKEKDLFTKKKIGLLDNKKTIVAVQESLFSSIEKPEKFIELADEIFTFNLKEFYHKYGNTKHHKKFFDISIGEYLLNSIQKDYSPETIIKKHLKIVEIENTEKFAHHIIKIGETVKKELIKENLLTLYKEIEHPLIEVLFFMEKRGVLFDRDYMENLKETLTERMTKLEKLIFQIAGKTFNLNSPKQLSKILFDKLQIKPVKKTKSGYSTDVEVLTTLALNGYKIAEYILEYRKYSKLIGTFVDGIVKHMDRNGRVHTTFIQTGTATGRLSSSEPNLQNLPVSDEISKQIRKSVIAPENYLLLWADYSQIELRILAHLSQDEKLIKAYKEGKDIHRETASILFNVDFSSVDEKMRKVAKMVNFGIIYGMSPQGLSQRLGIPINEAKEYIENYFKKFPSVKEFIEKTIDEAYRKGYVKTLFGRKRPVPELKAKNSNIRNFGERAAFNAVIQGTAADIMKIAMIKLFNQFKNTNIYLTLQVHDEIVMEVPESQINPVRKQVKEIMESATNLDIPLTVDINTGKRWE